A portion of the Streptomyces platensis genome contains these proteins:
- a CDS encoding bifunctional adenosylcobinamide kinase/adenosylcobinamide-phosphate guanylyltransferase: MDVTLLGTGAPQGLPRPGCPCAACATAVGDEARAATALLVDGALLIDLTPGPAFAAARAGQSLAGVRQVLLSHPHDGPALEVPAGLPQPGRVADGRELALLDGHRVRALAVDIPGTGYEISGAEGERLLYLPPGAAPSGLDGNGRPAGGGDQGTGGNGPYDLVLLDVLGRPDALARLRASGAVDAATDVLAVHLDHQVPPGPELHRRLAAVGARAVADGSTLRVGEFHAVPDLPRRTLVLGGARSGKSVEAERRLVAFPDVVYVATGGTRDGDEDWAQRVSLHRERRPSSWRTVETCDLVPLLAAAGPGADPGTRWPAEASPLLIDCLALWLTHVMDEVGAWDDATWEAGGRRALQERTDALVAAVRDTRRRVVAVSNEVGSGVVPATPAGRRFRDELGRLNAAFGAECEQVLLVVAGQALALRG; encoded by the coding sequence GTGGATGTGACTCTCCTCGGCACCGGGGCCCCGCAGGGGCTGCCGCGGCCCGGCTGCCCGTGTGCCGCCTGTGCGACCGCCGTCGGCGACGAGGCGCGGGCGGCCACCGCGCTGCTCGTCGACGGTGCGCTGCTGATCGATCTGACCCCGGGCCCGGCCTTCGCGGCCGCCCGCGCCGGGCAGTCACTGGCGGGCGTGCGGCAGGTGCTGCTCTCGCATCCGCACGACGGTCCGGCGCTGGAGGTGCCGGCCGGGCTGCCGCAGCCGGGCCGGGTCGCGGACGGGCGGGAGCTGGCGCTGCTCGACGGGCACCGGGTGCGGGCCCTCGCGGTGGACATCCCCGGGACCGGCTACGAGATCTCCGGCGCCGAGGGCGAGCGGCTGCTGTATCTGCCGCCGGGCGCGGCCCCGTCCGGGCTGGACGGGAACGGCCGGCCGGCGGGCGGCGGTGACCAGGGCACCGGCGGCAACGGCCCGTACGACCTGGTGCTGCTCGATGTGCTGGGGCGGCCCGACGCGCTGGCCAGGCTGCGGGCGAGCGGGGCGGTCGACGCGGCGACGGATGTGCTCGCGGTGCACCTGGACCACCAGGTGCCGCCGGGGCCCGAGCTGCACCGGCGGCTGGCGGCGGTGGGGGCCCGCGCGGTGGCGGACGGCAGCACACTGCGGGTCGGCGAGTTCCACGCGGTGCCGGATCTGCCGCGGCGCACGCTGGTGCTGGGCGGGGCGCGCAGCGGGAAGTCGGTGGAGGCGGAGCGGCGGCTGGTGGCCTTCCCGGACGTGGTCTACGTGGCCACCGGCGGCACCCGGGACGGCGACGAGGACTGGGCGCAGCGGGTCTCGCTGCACCGCGAGCGGCGGCCGAGCAGCTGGCGCACCGTCGAGACCTGCGATCTGGTGCCGCTGCTGGCCGCGGCCGGGCCCGGCGCGGACCCCGGCACCCGGTGGCCGGCCGAGGCGTCACCGCTGCTCATCGACTGTCTGGCGCTGTGGCTGACGCATGTCATGGACGAGGTCGGGGCGTGGGACGACGCGACCTGGGAGGCCGGTGGCCGGCGGGCGCTGCAAGAGCGGACCGACGCACTGGTGGCGGCGGTGCGCGATACGCGCCGGCGGGTGGTGGCGGTCAGCAACGAGGTCGGCTCCGGCGTCGTCCCGGCGACCCCGGCGGGCCGGCGGTTCCGGGACGAACTGGGGCGGCTGAACGCGGCGTTCGGCGCGGAGTGCGAGCAGGTGCTGCTGGTCGTCGCGGGCCAGGCGCTTGCCCTGCGGGGATGA
- a CDS encoding class I SAM-dependent methyltransferase yields the protein MTESERTETAAPDERGPGALREPGARGRRFDAAVRGYLARYPGATVVALGEGLGTGFWRLDNGLLNWLTVLAPETAAVRRILLPDGPRRRTVARAVTDHRWLDAVQEPERGVVVTAPGVLMRLSPSAVRALLAACAERFPGGALVFDALPRTATALARRAAGPGGGRWPGPVRWGLDRAELPRVAGVHPGIVAVREVGPVGWLRRMPVLGALTPLVCEVRFAAARSPRRASSAVS from the coding sequence GTGACCGAATCCGAGCGGACCGAGACGGCAGCGCCGGACGAGCGGGGGCCGGGGGCCCTCCGGGAGCCGGGGGCACGGGGGCGGCGTTTCGACGCGGCCGTACGCGGCTACCTGGCGCGGTATCCGGGGGCGACGGTGGTCGCGCTCGGGGAGGGGCTCGGTACCGGGTTCTGGCGGCTGGACAACGGGCTGCTGAACTGGCTGACGGTGCTGGCGCCGGAGACCGCCGCGGTGCGCCGGATACTGCTGCCGGACGGCCCGCGGCGGCGTACGGTCGCCCGCGCGGTGACCGATCACCGCTGGCTGGACGCGGTACAGGAGCCGGAGCGCGGGGTCGTCGTCACCGCGCCGGGGGTGCTGATGCGGCTGTCGCCGTCCGCGGTGCGGGCGCTGCTGGCGGCGTGTGCGGAGCGGTTTCCCGGTGGTGCGCTGGTCTTTGACGCCCTGCCACGGACGGCGACGGCGCTGGCCCGGCGGGCCGCCGGGCCGGGCGGCGGCCGGTGGCCGGGGCCGGTGCGCTGGGGGCTGGACCGGGCCGAGCTGCCGCGGGTGGCCGGAGTGCACCCGGGCATCGTGGCGGTGCGCGAGGTCGGCCCGGTCGGGTGGCTGCGCCGGATGCCGGTGCTGGGTGCGCTGACGCCCCTGGTGTGCGAGGTGCGCTTCGCGGCGGCCCGTTCCCCCCGGCGGGCCTCGTCAGCGGTGAGTTGA
- the cobT gene encoding nicotinate-nucleotide--dimethylbenzimidazole phosphoribosyltransferase: MSALNLDDFAHLIERPDGGVRRDAEERRARLAVPPGALGRLDELGEWLAAAQQQVPVRPVERPRVLLFAGDHGVAELGVSARPAGGTRDLVRAVLDGASPAAVLARNTGAQLRVVDLAVDCDPEELPEEVTRYRVRRGSGRIDAEDALTAEEAEAAFRAGMAIADEEADAGTDLVVLGDLSVGGTTVASTLIAALCGTDASVVTGRGGAGIDDLAWMRKCAAIRDALRRARPVLGDQLELLATVGGADLTAITGFLLQSAVRRTPVILDGVVSAACALVAQRVAFRAPDWWLAGQASGEPAQAKALDRIALNPLLDHGVTAGEGTGALLALPLVQAAAALAAELPVRD, encoded by the coding sequence ATGAGTGCCCTGAACCTCGATGACTTCGCCCACCTGATCGAGCGCCCCGACGGCGGTGTGCGCCGTGACGCCGAGGAGCGGCGGGCGCGGCTGGCCGTGCCGCCGGGAGCCCTCGGCCGCCTCGACGAACTGGGCGAATGGCTGGCCGCCGCACAGCAGCAGGTGCCGGTGCGGCCGGTCGAGAGGCCGCGGGTGCTGCTGTTCGCGGGCGATCACGGGGTGGCGGAACTGGGAGTGTCCGCCCGGCCGGCCGGCGGCACCCGGGATCTCGTACGGGCCGTGCTGGACGGCGCGAGCCCGGCCGCGGTGCTGGCGCGGAACACCGGGGCGCAGCTGCGCGTGGTGGACCTGGCGGTGGACTGCGACCCGGAGGAGCTGCCGGAGGAGGTCACCCGGTACCGCGTGCGGCGGGGTTCGGGACGGATCGATGCCGAGGACGCGCTGACGGCCGAGGAGGCCGAGGCGGCGTTCCGGGCCGGGATGGCGATCGCGGACGAGGAGGCGGACGCCGGCACCGATCTGGTGGTGCTGGGTGATCTGAGCGTCGGCGGGACGACGGTGGCGAGCACGCTGATCGCCGCGCTGTGCGGGACGGACGCCTCGGTGGTCACCGGCCGGGGCGGCGCGGGGATCGACGACCTGGCGTGGATGCGCAAGTGCGCGGCGATCCGTGACGCCCTGCGGCGGGCCCGTCCGGTGCTCGGCGATCAGCTGGAGCTGCTGGCCACGGTCGGCGGCGCGGATCTGACCGCGATCACCGGTTTTCTGCTCCAGAGCGCGGTGCGCCGTACTCCGGTGATCCTCGACGGGGTGGTCTCGGCGGCCTGTGCGCTGGTGGCGCAGCGGGTGGCGTTCCGGGCGCCGGACTGGTGGCTGGCCGGGCAGGCCAGCGGCGAGCCGGCGCAGGCGAAGGCGCTTGACCGGATCGCACTCAACCCTCTGCTCGACCACGGCGTCACTGCGGGTGAGGGGACGGGGGCGCTGCTGGCCCTGCCATTGGTGCAGGCGGCCGCGGCCCTGGCGGCAGAACTGCCCGTACGCGACTGA
- a CDS encoding phosphatidylglycerol lysyltransferase domain-containing protein, with protein MSPDEGRARGSWSQRGAAFGIWYLRTVTFLNFLSAVWVSFGNDIRRHNSAEFFTPYLLTAGFASAAFSLFLSVTLRRGKRAAWILNLVLSGLLTLLFAFGMVAAPEFRGHVQNWVSLVLTALFAVALVAGRREFAAKGDRANPKLAAAVAAGGLLAASLLAALLVTVTNTAAGPSTFVQRWRYGLMRLVSLAADDRAFPEIATPNWVNVAINVLSTLLLVAVLWAAFRSVRSTEALTADGEERLRALLARHGDRDSLGYFALRRDKSVLFSPSGKAAVTYRVVGGVSLASGDPLGDPEAWPGAIEVWLAEAREHGWAPAVMGASEEGGTIYARHGLDALELGDEAIVETGEFTLDGRAMRTVRQAYNRIKRAGYTVTIRRHEDIPAAEMDRLLRLADDWRDGETERGFSMALGRLGDPGDGRCVMLECRSGGGEEAGEDGELRALLSFVPWGEKGLSLDLMRRDRNSENGLMEFMVLELIQRAKEVEVTQLSLNFAMFRSVFERGSRLGAGPVLRLWRSLLSFFSRWWQIESLYRANAKYRPIWEPRYMLFEKSTDLLRIGIAAGRAEGFLEAPGLPKWLNRKHLENVR; from the coding sequence TTGAGTCCGGACGAAGGCCGCGCGCGCGGCTCATGGTCACAGCGTGGTGCCGCGTTCGGCATCTGGTATCTGCGCACGGTCACCTTCCTCAATTTCCTGAGTGCGGTGTGGGTGTCGTTCGGCAATGACATCCGCCGGCACAACAGCGCGGAATTCTTCACTCCGTATCTGCTGACGGCGGGCTTCGCCTCCGCCGCCTTCTCGCTGTTCCTGTCGGTCACCCTGCGACGGGGCAAGCGGGCGGCGTGGATCCTGAATCTGGTGCTGTCCGGGCTGCTGACGCTGCTGTTCGCTTTCGGGATGGTGGCGGCCCCGGAGTTCCGCGGCCATGTGCAGAACTGGGTGTCGCTGGTATTGACCGCGCTGTTCGCCGTCGCCTTGGTGGCCGGGCGCCGGGAGTTCGCCGCGAAGGGCGACCGGGCGAACCCGAAACTGGCGGCGGCGGTCGCGGCCGGCGGTCTGCTGGCCGCCTCGCTGCTCGCCGCGCTCCTGGTGACCGTCACCAACACCGCGGCCGGTCCCTCGACCTTTGTGCAGCGCTGGCGCTACGGCCTGATGCGGCTGGTGTCGCTGGCCGCCGACGACCGTGCGTTCCCGGAGATCGCCACCCCGAACTGGGTCAATGTCGCGATCAATGTGCTGAGCACGCTGCTGCTGGTCGCGGTCCTGTGGGCGGCGTTCCGGTCCGTACGGAGCACCGAGGCGCTCACCGCGGACGGCGAGGAGCGGCTGCGGGCCCTCCTGGCGCGGCACGGCGACCGCGATTCGCTGGGCTACTTCGCGCTGCGGCGCGACAAGAGCGTGCTGTTCTCCCCCAGCGGCAAGGCCGCCGTCACCTACCGCGTGGTGGGCGGGGTGTCGCTGGCCTCCGGCGATCCGCTGGGCGACCCCGAGGCCTGGCCGGGGGCGATCGAGGTATGGCTGGCCGAGGCACGGGAGCACGGCTGGGCGCCGGCGGTGATGGGGGCGAGCGAGGAGGGCGGCACGATCTACGCCCGGCACGGTCTGGACGCGCTGGAGCTGGGCGACGAAGCGATCGTGGAGACCGGGGAGTTCACCCTCGACGGGCGGGCGATGCGCACCGTGCGGCAGGCCTACAACCGCATCAAGCGGGCCGGCTACACGGTCACCATCCGGCGCCACGAGGACATCCCGGCCGCGGAGATGGACCGGCTGCTGCGGCTGGCCGACGACTGGCGTGACGGGGAGACGGAGCGCGGCTTCTCGATGGCGCTGGGCCGGCTCGGCGACCCGGGGGACGGGCGCTGCGTGATGCTCGAATGCCGGAGCGGCGGCGGGGAGGAAGCCGGCGAAGACGGGGAACTGCGGGCACTGCTCAGCTTTGTGCCGTGGGGCGAGAAGGGCCTTTCGCTGGATCTGATGCGGCGGGACCGGAACTCCGAGAACGGTCTGATGGAGTTCATGGTGCTGGAGCTGATCCAACGGGCGAAAGAGGTGGAGGTCACGCAACTCTCGCTCAACTTCGCGATGTTCCGTTCCGTCTTCGAACGTGGATCGCGACTCGGCGCGGGCCCGGTGCTGCGCCTGTGGCGCTCGCTGCTCAGCTTCTTCTCCCGGTGGTGGCAGATCGAATCGCTCTATCGTGCCAATGCGAAATACCGGCCGATCTGGGAGCCGCGGTACATGCTCTTCGAAAAGAGCACCGATTTGCTCCGCATCGGAATCGCCGCCGGCCGCGCGGAAGGTTTTCTGGAAGCACCCGGTCTGCCCAAGTGGCTGAACCGCAAGCACCTGGAGAATGTGAGATGA
- a CDS encoding adenosylcobinamide-GDP ribazoletransferase codes for MTETPAPLAPSDALRFAFGTLTVLPVRVTRWDRAAARGGMLSAPLAGLVVGLCAAAVGGALLVLGGGPLLAAVGSAAVPAVLTRGLHLDGLADTADGLGSGKPAEDALRIMKQSDIGPFGVITLLFTLLAQVAALSERYAQGWAHGAAAAAVAAITARCALTLASRAGVPAARPEGLGAAVAGTVPVRAALLCAVLVAAGCAAAGAGFGPYGALHAGLAALCGLGLGELLLRHCRRRFGGVTGDVFGALAESAGLAALVVLTLG; via the coding sequence GTGACCGAGACCCCCGCTCCCCTGGCCCCGTCCGACGCCCTGCGCTTCGCGTTCGGCACGCTGACCGTGCTGCCGGTCCGCGTCACCCGCTGGGACCGGGCCGCGGCGCGCGGCGGGATGCTGTCCGCGCCGCTGGCCGGGCTGGTCGTCGGGCTGTGCGCGGCCGCGGTCGGCGGGGCGCTGCTGGTGCTCGGCGGCGGGCCGCTGCTCGCCGCGGTCGGCAGCGCCGCGGTGCCCGCCGTGCTCACCCGCGGGCTGCATCTGGACGGGCTCGCCGACACCGCCGACGGCCTGGGCAGCGGCAAGCCCGCCGAGGACGCGCTGCGCATCATGAAGCAGTCCGACATCGGCCCGTTCGGGGTGATCACGCTGCTGTTCACGCTGCTGGCGCAGGTGGCCGCGCTGTCCGAGCGGTACGCGCAGGGCTGGGCGCACGGCGCGGCGGCGGCGGCCGTCGCGGCGATCACCGCCCGCTGTGCGCTGACCCTCGCCTCCCGCGCGGGGGTGCCGGCCGCCCGTCCGGAGGGACTCGGCGCGGCGGTCGCGGGCACCGTCCCGGTACGGGCGGCGCTGCTGTGTGCGGTACTGGTGGCCGCCGGATGCGCGGCCGCCGGCGCCGGCTTCGGCCCGTACGGCGCGCTGCACGCCGGGCTCGCGGCGCTGTGCGGCCTCGGGCTGGGCGAGTTGCTGCTGCGGCACTGCCGGCGGCGGTTCGGCGGGGTGACCGGTGATGTGTTCGGGGCGCTCGCGGAGAGCGCGGGGCTCGCGGCGCTGGTTGTGCTGACGCTCGGTTAG